One genomic segment of Heptranchias perlo isolate sHepPer1 chromosome 3, sHepPer1.hap1, whole genome shotgun sequence includes these proteins:
- the LOC137309603 gene encoding uncharacterized protein isoform X3, with product MPSHGKLVVPEGLKSLLEALGRAVVQDQPDNIHQFASSYFTELLQFRDGNPALDVSDLVKMFHLSRAINIDGKAHRTSSDHQNVKSLSKDSSLINQEVMSKILCEKTPSIRNEAVPFLSMSSTKEPSGHQEVAPTPHETFPHQEAVSAPRETFSRATYVRQEAVPVAYEPMIRAPYVRHEAVPVPYEPLVRAPYYQEVVPAPYDPYIRTPYFQQEAIPAPFEPLIIAPAVRPEAVPIPYETVIMTQPFRQAPVPAAYDYMIKSSPVRQEVLRSPYDTRSPSGHQGTVPNASDTTSVCPPAESSRHETVSSPARTEPIPTAYSSKTSEVRQEPIRVMSPPAVQKSTSSQYERTSPPVYQQAIPPQYQTKSPPIYSQPIPSPFEPVPPSYYQQVVPPQYANVAPVVYQPITPQYSTRSPPVYQPTTPPQYENMYPLIGQQTVPPRYETFSPPMQPPVENKSVHQQGPGAPSGEILSVCQDHSCDQCNKVSSPQEYSSTPSGDVSSVCQEHSCDQCKKTPSTSQQLSSAPSGDVSSVCQEHSCDQCKKTPSTSQQLSSAPSGDVCQEHSCDQCKKTSTDQEYPSAPGGDVSSVCQEHSCDQCKKTSSTDQEYPSGPSGDVSPVCQEHSCDQCKKKSSTCQELSSAPSGDVSPVCQEHSCDQCKKKSSTCQELSSAPSGDVSPVCQEHSCDQCKKKSSTCQELSSAPSGDVSSVCQEHSCDQCKKKSSTCQELSSAPSGDVSSVCQEHSCDQCKKKSSTCQQLSSAPSGDVSSVCQEHSCDQCKKKSSTCQQLSSAPSGAVSSACQEHSCDQCNKASSTCQYSPAPSSDPSPGCQDHSCDQCNKASSTCQYSPAPSGDRSSGCQEQSCDQCNKASSTCQYSPAPSSDPSPGCQDHSCDQCKKASSTSQQYSSAPSGDLSSVCQVNSCDQCSKTSTCQQYSSAPSGDLSSTCQVNSCDQCRKVSSTCQDYSSAPSGDLSSACQDHSCDQCKKVSSTCQDYSSCPSTNASSSCQDHSCDQCKKVSSTCQDYSSGPSTNASSSCQDHSCDQCKKVSSTCQDYSSCPSTNASSSCQDHSCDQCKKVSSTCQDCSSCPSTNASSSCQEHSCDQCKKVSSTCQDYSSAPSTNASSSCQEHSCDQCKKVSSTRQEHSSAPSGNVSFSCQDPSCNQCKKASPAPSSSASAGCQDPSCNQCKKASPAPSSSASAGCQDPSCNQCKKASPAPSSNASAGCQDPSCNQCKKPSPAVSSNASSSCQEHSCDQCRKASPTHQENAPTTCGVCEECSKTKSKDTSPAPTLQCLYKAPSSAYGAQDNASTDPSTTFSPQNSVCKAPHLNQGSPGAGNSDTLPTNKPIFMHLSTKCTIVNYSDSLTCLEPITVYHESTIQRVSEIHLKDESETASAKDAQSKQDADAGVCSGEDTASKEKKAGEPASPAPPSEEDTSCHSSTDSVCGRSEGDAQEKSSTGEADAGIQEPEKQEDTASCPMLFPSKETPETSPTGETSETSPTGETPETSPTDKTTAEPESSCPMEKDSGKSPRSSQTEVKDKASEQQLPSIVDKGFKNVNGRIDELGTKMDGLIDSIKNLSDVMNKDQSGSQEEDEKQRRGAEPVRQEPKPKSPEPKTPEPKTPEPKTPEPKTPEPKTPEPKTPEPATPEPKTPEPKTPEPVTPETKTPETKTPEPEAEAEPEAE from the exons ATGCCTTCTCACGGTAAACTTGTAGTGCCTGAGGGTTTGAAATCTCTGCTAGAGGCGTTAGGCAGAGCTGTTGTGCAAGACCAGCCTGATAATATACACCAGTTTGCCTCATCATATTTCACAGAGTTGTTGCAATTTCGAGATG GGAATCCAGCTCTTGATGTATCTGATCTCGTGAAAATGTTCCATTTGAGCAGAG CTATAAATATTGATGGGAAGGCACACCGAACATCCTCCGATCATCAAAATGTAAAATCACTATCTAAGGATTCTTCACTTATTAATCAGGAAGTTATGTCTAAAATTCTTTGTGAGAAGACCCCTTCTATTCGTAATGAAGCCGTACCTTTTCTATCTATGTCTTCGACTAAGGAACCTTCTGGTCATCAAGAAGTTGCACCTACTCCACatgaaacttttcctcatcaagAAGCTGTATCTGCTCCACGTGAGACTTTCTCTAGGGCCACATATGTTCGTCAGGAAGCTGTACCTGTTGCATACGAACCTATGATTAGGGCCCCGTATGTTCGTCATGAAGCAGTACCTGTTCCATATGAGCCTTTGGTTAGGGCTCCATATTATCAAGAAGTCGTACCTGCTCCATATGACCCTTACATCAGGACCCCGTATTTTCAGCAAGAGGCCATACCTGCTCCATTTGAGCCTTTGATTATAGCCCCAGCTGTTCGTCCAGAAGCTGTTCCTATTCCATATGAAACTGTAATTATGACTCAGCCTTTTCGTCAAGCACCTGTGCCTGCTGCATATGATTACATGATTAAAAGTTCGCCTGTTCGTCAAGAAGTTTTACGTTCACCATATGACACTAGATCACCGTCTGGTCATCAAGGAACTGTACCTAATGCAAGTGACACCACGTCTGTTTGTCCACCAGCTGAATCTTCTCGACATGAGACTGTGTCCTCACCTGCTCGTACAGAACCAATACCGACTGCTTATAGTAGTAAAACCTCAGAGGTTCGTCAGGAACCTATACGGGTCATGTCCCCACCTGCTGTTCAAAAATCTACATCTTCTCAGTATGAAAGAACGTCCCCGCCTGTTTACCAACAGGCAATACCACCTCAATATCAGACTAAATCCCCACCTATTTATTCACAACCTATACCATCTCCATTTGAGCCTGTGCCTCCATCTTACTATCAACAAGTGGTACCTCCTCAATATGCAAATGTGGCTCCAGTTGTTTACCAGCCCATAACACCTCAATATAGTACTAGGTCCCCGCCTGTTTATCAACCAACCACACCGCCTCAATATGAAAATATGTACCCATTAATTGGTCAACAAACAGTACCTCCTCGATATGAGACTTTTTCTCCACCTATGCAACCTCCAGTTGAGAATAAGTCTGTTCATCAACAAGGTCCAGGTGCTCCAAGTGGTGAAATATTATCTGTTTGTCAAGACCATTCATGTGATCAATGCAACAAGGTCTCATCTCCCCAGGAATATTCATCAACTCCAAGTGGTGATGTCTCATCTGTTTGTCAAGAACATTCATGTGATCAATGTAAGAAGACGCCATCTACCAGTCAACAGTTATCATCTGCTCCAAGTGGTGATGTCTCATCTGTTTGTCAAGAACATTCATGTGATCAATGTAAGAAGACGCCATCTACCAGTCAACAGTTATCGTCTGCTCCAAGTGGTGATGTTTGTCAAGAACATTCATGTGATCAATGTAAGAAGACATCTACTGATCAAGAATATCCATCTGCTCCAGGTGGCGATGTCTCATCTGTTTGTCAAGAACATTCATGTGATCAGTGTAAGAAAACATCATCTACTGATCAAGAATATCCATCTGGTCCAAGTGGCGATGTCTCACCTGTTTGCCAAGAACATTCATGTGATCAGTGTAAGAAGAAGTCATCTACCTGTCAAGAGTTATCTTCTGCTCCAAGTGGCGATGTCTCACCTGTTTGCCAAGAACACTCATGTGATCAGTGTAAGAAGAAGTCATCTACCTGTCAAGAGTTATCTTCTGCTCCAAGTGGCGATGTCTCACCTGTTTGCCAAGAACATTCATGTGATCAGTGTAAGAAGAAGTCATCTACCTGTCAAGAGTTATCTTCTGCTCCAAGTGGCGATGTCTCATCTGTTTGCCAAGAACACTCATGTGATCAGTGTAAGAAGAAGTCATCTACCTGTCAAGAGTTATCTTCTGCTCCAAGTGGTGATGTCTCATCTGTTTGCCAAGAACATTCATGTGATCAGTGTAAGAAGAAATCATCTACCTGTCAACAATTATCGTCAGCTCCAAGTGGCGATGTCTCGTCTGTTTGCCAAGAACATTCATGTGATCAATGTAAGAAGAAATCATCTACCTGTCAACAGTTATCGTCTGCTCCAAGTGGCGCTGTCTCATCTGCTTGCCAAGAACATTCATGTGATCAATGTAATAAGGCGTCATCCACCTGTCAGTATTCGCCTGCTCCAAGCAGTGATCCCTCACCTGGTTGTCAAGACCATTCATGTGATCAATGTAATAAGGCGTCATCTACCTGTCAGTATTCGCCTGCTCCAAGCGGTGATCGCTCATCTGGTTGTCAAGAACAATCATGTGATCAATGTAATAAGGCGTCATCCACCTGTCAGTATTCGCCTGCTCCAAGCAGTGATCCCTCACCTGGTTGTCAAGACCATTCGTGTGATCAATGTAAGAAGGCGTCCTCTACCTCTCAACAGTATTCGTCTGCTCCAAGCGGTGATCTCTCATCTGTTTGTCAAGTAAATTCATGTGATCAATGTAGCAAGACATCTACCTGTCAACAGTATTCGTCTGCTCCAAGTGGCGATCTCTCATCTACTTGTCAAGTAAATTCATGTGATCAGTGTAGGAAGGTGTCATCTACTTGTCAAGATTATTCGTCTGCTCCAAGTGGCGATCTCTCATCTGCTTGTCAAGATCATTCATGTGATCAATGTAAGAAGGTGTCATCTACTTGTCAAGATTATTCGTCTTGCCCAAGTACTAATGCCTCATCTAGTTGTCAAGATCATTCATGTGATCAATGTAAGAAGGTGTCATCTACTTGTCAAGATTATTCATCTGGTCCAAGTACCAATGCCTCATCTAGTTGTCAAGATCATTCATGTGATCAATGTAAGAAGGTGTCATCTACTTGTCAAGATTATTCGTCTTGTCCAAGTACCAATGCCTCATCTAGTTGTCAAGATCATTCATGTGATCAATGTAAGAAGGTGTCATCTACTTGTCAAGATTGTTCGTCTTGTCCAAGTACCAATGCCTCATCTAGTTGTCAAGAACATTCATGTGATCAATGTAAGAAGGTGTCATCGACTTGTCAAGATTATTCGTCTGCTCCAAGTACCAATGCCTCATCTAGTTGTCAAGAACATTCATGTGATCAATGTAAGAAGGTGTCATCTACTCGTCAAGAGCATTCATCTGCTCCAAGTGGCAATGTCTCATTTAGTTGTCAAGATCCTTCATGTAATCAATGTAAGAAGGCGTCACCTGCTCCAAGTAGCAGTGCCTCAGCTGGTTGTCAAGATCCTTCATGTAATCAATGTAAGAAGGCGTCACCTGCTCCAAGTAGCAGTGCCTCAGCTGGTTGTCAAGATCCTTCATGTAATCAATGTAAGAAGGCGTCACCTGCTCCAAGTAGCAATGCCTCAGCTGGTTGTCAAGATCCTTCATGTAATCAATGTAAGAAGCCGTCACCTGCTGTAAGTAGCAATGCCTCCTCTAGTTGTCAAGAACATTCATGTGATCAGTGCAGGAAGGCCTCACCTACTCATCAAGAAAATGCACCTACTACATGTGGGGTCTGTGAAGAATGTTCCAAAACAAAGTCCAAGGACACATCCCCAGCTCCTACATTGCAATGTTTGTACAAGGCTCCGTCATCTGCATATGGTGCACAGGACAATGCGTCTACAGATCCATCAACAACATTTAGTCCACAGAATAGTGTATGTAAGGCCCCACACTTAAATCAAGGAAGTCCCGGTGCAGGGAATTCTGACACATTACCCACCAATAAGCCCATTTTCATGCACCTTTCCACAAAATGTACCATAGTGAACTATAGTGATTCATTAACTTGCCTTGAACCCATAACCGTGTACCATGAATCTACAATTCAGCGAGTGTCAGAAATTCACTTGAAGGATGAATCTGAAACAGCCAGTGCTAAAGATGCTCAATCTAAACAAGATGCAGATGCTGGTGTATGTTCTGGTGAGGACACTGcatcaaaagaaaaaaaagctgGGGAGCCAGCCTCACCCGCTCCTCCATCTGAAGAAGACACGTCTTGTCATAGTTCAACAGATTCTGTATGTGGGAGATCAGAAGGGGATGCGCAGGAAAAATCATCCACTGGGGAAGCAGATGCTG GTATTCAGGAGCCTGAAAAGCAAGAAGATACTGCTAGTTGCCCAATGCTTTTCCCAAGTAAAGAGACCCCAGAAACTTCCCCTACAGGTGAGACCTCAGAAACTTCCCCTACTGGCGAGACCCCAGAAACTTCCCCTACAGATAAGACGACAGCAGAGCCAGAAAGTTCTTGCCCTATGGAAAAAGATTCTGGAAAGAGTCCACGATCCAGCCAAACTGAAGTGAAAGATAAAGCAAGTGAACAGCAACTGCCCTCCATTGTTGATAAGGGCTTTAAAAACGTGAATGGCAGAATTGATGAATTGGGAACCAAGATGGATGGTCTGATAGACAGCATTAAAAATCTTTCTGATGTTATGAACAAGGATCAAAGCGGGAGCCAGGAAGAGGATGAGAAACAACGTCGAGGAGCAGAACCTGTTAGACAAGAACCAAAACCAAAGTCACCGGAACCAAAGACACCGGAACCAAAGACACCGGAACCAAAGACACCGGAACCAAAGACACCGGAACCAAAGACACCGGAACCAAAGACACCGGAACCAGCGACACCAGAACCAAAGACACCAGAACCAAAGACACCGGAACCAGTGACACCAGAAACAAAAACGCCAGAAACAAAAACGCCAGAACCAGAAGCGGAAGCAGAACCAGAAGCAGAATAA